The Miscanthus floridulus cultivar M001 chromosome 17, ASM1932011v1, whole genome shotgun sequence genome has a window encoding:
- the LOC136518858 gene encoding large ribosomal subunit protein eL43z-like — translation MILQTKRTKKAGIVGKYGTRYGASLRKQIKKMEVSQHSKYFCELCGKFAVKRKAVGIWGCKDCGKVKAGGAYTMNTASAVTVRSTIRRLREQTEA, via the exons ATGATTTTGCAGACGAAGCGCACCAAGAAGGCAGGAATCGTTGGCAAATATG GTACCAGGTATGGTGCCAGTTTACGTAAACAGATCAAGAAGATGGAGGTCTCCCAGCACTCCAAGTACTTCTGTGAGTTGTGTGGCAAG TTTGCTGTGAAGAGGAAAGCAGTTGGTATCTGGGGATGCAAGGACTGTGGGAAGGTTAAGGCCGGTGGCGCCTACACCATGAA CACTGCTAGTGCGGTCACTGTCAGAAGCACAATCCGGCGCCTGCGGGAGCAGACCGAAGCATGA